A segment of the Crassostrea angulata isolate pt1a10 chromosome 10, ASM2561291v2, whole genome shotgun sequence genome:
agcaACAAGACAATCATAAAAGCCGAGTGTTTTATAGTCACCAACCTGATCTAAACAGTGAGTATTTCAGCTGACTCCAAAAGCCGTACACCCAATCAGATCCACTGATAGATTCGTTCACGTGGATCATCGCGGGGAACATCATGTGATCCTGAAGGTTCTTTCCGACTGGTAGATCTGCCACCAACGGTATCTGTAACGAATATATTGATTGGTCAACAATTCACAATCCACATTATTTAACGTCCCATCAAGGAATATTTCGTTACTATCAAGTAATGATACAGGTCTTCAGAATTTGAATAAACTATGAATCTTTCTTTATCGTTGCATTGTTTTTTCAACTGGCAATGAATAAGCTGTGGAGTAATCActtattattatgtaaatgtactTTGAGTTTATCCATATCCTTTTTAGGTCCCACACCGGAAAGCATTAGAAGTTGGGGCGATCCAACAGCACCACTGGATATTATAACTTCTTTCCGAGCATTCACAGTAAATTTCAGGCCACCTCTAACGAAAGATACCCCTGTAGCAGATTTTCCCTCAAAATGAATCTAAAAAGAATACTTATATAAACACTATACAGAAGGTGAAACTTTCTTGCCGCTATTTTCAAAGCAAAGAGAACAGAGCAACCAAAAAATGGAATTCACTTCACCTAAAGGAAAGCAATATAAATGTAGAGATGCACATTAAATTATGTGTTATCAGCTCAATCAAAATTTAGTGGATGCATACCAGTAATTTTCCATCAAGTTCAAAAGCTATTTTCGGTCACGTCATGATAAtgcttttttaatgttttcaaaatactgTGAACTACATTTGCAATGAACTTGTTTGCTTAAATCgaagtttaaattatttttttcttatctttaaatCTGGTGTAAGTCTTGCGACTTTTGAATAATTCTGattcattttaatgaattattcAAAACGTATCGTTAAAAATGCAAAACCGCgtgaaaaatatcataattctagaatttgataattttcattttcaacctCTTCCCTATGAAAGCTCTGCTGCAAAAGAGCATAATAATTCTATTTGCTTTACCTTTGTGGCATGAGAATTGATTGAAATGTGTAAATTTTCTCTCTTAGAGGCAGGAATTAAAAAACTTCGGGCTGTACTTGACCGTAACCCGTCTCCGGTAAACGTCTGAAGCCTGCAAAACCCTTAAAACGGAAGGGAAAGGTAAATATGTCAGAACAGAGTATAGAATTTAGAACATGCATATAATCCAACGTAAATCTATTTACAAATACATCAatcttaaagaatttttttttttaacaaatcacGTATACCCTCTTGGTCGCCATCATTTCCATTGCAATCATGAATTTTATAGCCTAATTCTTTTCCACCATTCAAAAAGATGTCGGCTACCCGTGTGAAAGCTGTTTCGGTGATTTTCAATGGTCCATTCGTATTGTGATATTCTGGAACGAAAAATTAAGGAAATACAAGTAGATCAAATTTCAATGATATCATCTAGACTATCATTTTTATAGTAAGAAAACAGTAGGTAGATAAACTTACTGCTATCCCTAAAAGATGGCGATTGAAAGGACTCGGATTTTAAGAAATACGGCAACACACTATCGTAGTCCCACCCTTTTGCTCCAAGTTCCGCCCATTTATCATAATCTCCACGCCCACCTCGATGATAGACAAGGCTATTTATAGTACTTGTTCCGCCTAAAGTCCTGCCTCGTGGCCAAAAACTTATCtatgaaatcaaaatttgaagaacATATTCACTGTCATAATTCAGTTTTTGAAAGTGTAAATTAGacatacacatatatttataaacgcCACTTTCTACGCCTTTTATACCTTTTACCTCTTTTTTATACGCCTTGTATGCGTGTTTTTGTGGCTCGGTGTGATAGCCCCAGTCTGCATGTGTTCGAACGGCTTTGTCGGTGTAACCGGGAATGTCGTAGATGTAGTTCCCCATATCATTCCCTCCGGCCTCCAACAGTAACACGGAAAACTGGCCATTTTCTGTCAGCCGGTTAGCAAGTACGCAACCGGCGGATCCAGCTCCCACTAAATGGGAAAAAATCAGATAGTGCTGTATTGTCACAAATGCAGTAATTTAAAGTTTAGAAATAAActtgatatatttattcttatatCGAAGTTACTTATCATTAGaatgtttatatgtttattatatttaaatgcaTACCTATAACGAAATCATAAGTTTCGTTTAGTTGAGTTGTAATGTGAATGTTGTCTTCTTTTAGAAGGTAATAGTGTAAAATCACAGACAAAGCGAGTATCAAGATGGGCACGGCCTTCCACGCATTGTTCCAAGGTTGTGACCTTTGTATAGAAAGATATATACTGTATTATCtgcattattaaatttttttctgtctCTATCTCAAATCAAAATGATACTGTATTATCtgcattattaattttttttctgtctctATCTCAAATCAAAATggtgtaaagaaaaaaaaaagaggtatAAATCATTgagcaaagaaataaaaacgtACCGAAAATTTTTCAGTGACAATTCTACTGACTTCTTAACATAAAACCTAGTGACCTTACTGTGTGCTGTATAAAACGCAcgtaaactctctctctctctctctctctctctctctctctctctctgagagagaGACTACACATATATCAATTAATACATAAACTCGTAAATTATGACTACTGATAAGTTTTCAGTGGTCATTCAAGGATTACCTATAAATGTATCTATGAAATGTTTAAAGTCTTTCTCCTTTCGTAATGCAAAGGGGGAAGGAACACCTTAGGTGAAAAGCGCCAATTAAACTTCACCCAAAGAAAAGTAACTTAAGAACAATGTTGAATCTAATTGTGTCTTAATTGATGTTTCTCAGAAACAGGTACTTCGTTTtaaaatgcataattttttGCCCCATATTATAAAGCATAACGGTATACAGCAACATACAACATGCAAGCGGTATAGAGAGTTTAAACATGAATTACATTTACCTCGGTTTCTCGTTTTTAGGTGGCTTGgagtttttcttcatattttttccgTTTGTGTCACCTATTCCTCCACACTGTGTTAAGCCATAATTATTCTGTGTCAGCTCATTTCTTATCGGAGTTTCGGGGACACGCGAATGCTCTTGGATTGGAGGGCAATTTGCTATTCAAGTTAACCTCCGTCTGGATAAATAggcatttattttcaaatcataaacGTGGAAAAAGTGTCATATGGTCAAAAAGAATATCAAACctattgatgtttttttttttttttttgctcttcTTACCTTATTTTTAGTTCCAAGTAATTTGTGTggttaaatatataaacatgtatatgcatatatttacattcttcagtgtctttgcctgtgataacactaagaTTGATTTTGTACCACACAtgcagtccaataaattcaaatgacgtatacATGGGgcggtgaatattgtacttctcggGTAGCTTAATCGTCGTATTGACctaaaaacagcaataattgtatattCTATCACTTGTTTATTGTTATACATGTGCAAATCGTCTTGATTTTTCGTGGCACCTAAATGTGTCTAGGTGTACCTAACTTTTTAACTTAAATTGTCTACATTTGTAGATacctaaacaataaaatacattctttgatgattcatgcgggatatgaaagtggcgacattgcagaagaaaatacataacctgcgttagcgggttatgtaattttttctgcaatgatcactaccttcataacccgcatgaaacatcagaaaaagcattttattgtttatatttacatctttcttttaacgaATTAATAGACTGattgtataaagtaaataaaattcacttaatttctgtttatgtacatcagtacgttatagctaaaagaaacagatAAATCGTCTCTTATAGGTATtagagtctgacatcatcatgattatttcgtgcagtccgtgatttttctaagATATCTGTCGATGCAAGTTTCGAACAATCGACAAACGGGgagtgtagatttcagtctggctgtttctacaGAGTCTTGatttaactataagtttccgcaAGAAATAGAAGGCATCATACTTGGttgatgtaaatattacatgtattttattaaaatgttgttAAAATACTGCAGTAGactttgatttattgaaaagTGTGGGGAAATGGAATCGAATTCAGGATATAGCGATTTTAATATTAGAATAATCTATCATATCATATTCAGTTTAGAGAATCGTAAAAGAATGTATagggaatgtatttaaataattcttcaaCGTGTAGAGTTGTGTAGAAGAAAAATTATCCTGCCACCACTGACCACCCCCACAAAACCCTTAATGCTTTCATATTcatgaatgaaaaaaacccaactaaATTTAATTAGACTGTGTCTTTATATAaggaaaatttacaaataaaaaattcgAACGGTGcaaacttatatttaatttttttcccaatttaATCAAACTAACGAGCGACTTATACATTGTTTGACATCGACATATCGCACTGACCGAGAAACATCGTCGCAAATtcgaaaaataatacaaaagaaACAACTTTTGGCCCATGTGTGGAAGCAATATCGTTCCCAATATGgattaaaatcaaacatttttgaattttaaataaataatttataattactAGAGAATATCACTTTCTTTTTATAGTGATTATAGTATTAGTTTTGGTGaatttgaattgaattgaacatatttatgtGCTGGTCACTTCGCCCCAAAGCCTAAGCGCCCCGTGCACGAGCGCCCCATATTTTTGTTGGTGCGCCTCAAGGGGTGCTGGTCACTTCGCCCCAAAGCCTAAGCGCCCCAAATTTTTCTTGGTGCGCCCCAAATATtggttttttaatgattaaatttgttttaatgtatgaGCGCCCCAAAATCGCTTTCGCTTACAGTATATTAATTTGAATGATATGAACAAAATTTTCCGAATGCTTCGAATGGttaatcatgattattttttttatgagcgCCCCAAAATAAGTTTCGttaaaattataacattatggatgtaaattgcaattttatttttttaattgctacACAAACTGCTATTCATGCTTGTTTttttcacgagcgccccaaaattGTTTTcgctatattttattttaaaagtaattttttttcgagttataagcttttaatgaatagatttttttagccaaaaaacaattttcgctatacaatattttgaatatcatgGGCGCcacttatttaaacaaaaattacgaACGCTGATATAAAACGCTGACAAATATTTCAGGAAAcgcttatttttttatatacaaagatGAAAGCAGGAGCACCGAAATTGATATTCATCAAACAATATGGCAATTATTTGGGGCGCTAAGGTGTAGGTTTCATGAGATTCCATTGAAGATTAATTAAGACTAATAAGTAAAACcattttggggcgctcgtgaaatTAATCCAAACTTGGGGAAAATACACCAACGTTGATTTTAGTTCAAAATCGAACAATCTAATTTTGGGCGTTCGTGTAAATGAGGCATATTTTACGTAAAGGTGAGATTCTCCAACAtacattttaaaagcaaaatcaggttttgaaataattatagCACATGTAGTCAGATAACTTTATAGCAACATAGAATCGTGCAAACTTAAGTAAACTTATTTTGGATTTATCGTGGAAATGATATCCAAATGTAGTTTTTACAAATCCTAGGCAACTTTGGGCGCTCGTGAAAATAACCCAACAAGATTTTAAGCAAAATCGAGGTAGCATATTTTGGGCGCTCGGGAAAATGATCTAAGTATGTGTTCATTGAGATTCCATCGAAGATTTTAAGACATAATCAGGAAAACCATTTTGGTGCGCTCGTGAAAACGTTGATTTTAGTGGACAATCCAATTTTGGGGCACTCATGCAAATGGTCCAAGACGTAAGGtgtactgataattttactttggggcgctcgtgaatTTATTCGGGGCGCTCGTGAAATGTATTTGGAcgctccaaaaaaaaataattgggcCGCTCGTGCATGGGACGCTTTGGATTTGGGGCGAAACGACAGTAACCACTTTATTATGACTAAGTAAATATGTCAAAAGAATGTGATACAAGTTCAAACTCCTTGGATTTTATCCCCTTAATACATGCATTACATATTACACTTACTGCCATACAAATGAACAATCATTGCAAATTTAAATGCTATCAGAAAACCAACCATTGGGTAAATAGACGTAGCACAGCATGTCTCCAACACCCTTTGAAATGTTCCCTAAATCAACAAACCGGAAGTAGCTTGTTTTATTCATACGCGTCAATAAAGGAATAATAGTCCAATATATGTCTTCCTTCCCggtttcatttttacaaatattgtgaaatgtctatatatatacatctagTGTCAGCTTAAATATCATTGTGGTTCGAAAGTCAAATATCTTACGAATTGGCTAACGCGCATTCGTTTCCGGTACAGGTGTTGACTTAATTATGCGATATTTACCTGTGTTGTAATCGGTGGGTGTATGATTCAGGTATAAACATGGAGGAAGATGTATTAGAAAAGTTAAGGACTGTGTTTAATGTCTGTGATGAACGTAACGAAGGCTACATTTCTGTcgaacattttaaagatttagcAAAGGAACATTTTGGACAGTTTGGAGATGATGAGGTGAGACGATTTGCCTAGTGTGTTGTATGTTTTCCCATTGTCaagaattcttaaaaatatatcaaatttaagaACACATATTGGAATTAGTATGAAAACCTGGTATCACGAATCTCATGAAACTTAATGTTTCGTACTATTAATTAAGGGTAATATACTCCCATAGGtctacatttaaaaatgtcCAAGATAAATTTTATCTTAGAAATCAGTGGTTGTTGGAAAATGATACTTCCTTCTGCtacaataaaattttatgaatttgcaaGATTAGTCATTTGATCATTGAACAGTCTTTAAATGTTCATTTACTATTGATTTACTACTTATGAGTCAACAGTACTTAAAACATGTCACCTCCATACTGTGTACATGCAAAGTGAAAAAcacaagaatttttttattttttttaaaattgattaccTATGAAACACAGAGTAAACAAGTGCAATTACTTGTTAATTTCTCTTTCAATATCGTTTGCTGTCCACATTTGCAGACATGAAGTTATTTCATATTGATTTGAGAATTTTGTGTCAATTTATAAAGGGTATAGATATTAGGGGATGTTAATCTGTGAAACAAGATTAAAATTCAACTTACCGGTACTAGTATTTTTACATGGCTGATTCACTTTCCAACCTCTATTGTGAAGTTCCCCTCTCACAATTATTCCAATATTTATAATTGACTCTGTCACATTAGTGTTCAATTTGTAAGCAAATGTTGATGCATAAAAAGTAATTAGCTGTAACCATTGGTGTCACTATTAAAGGTATATGATTCagatttatctttattttagaaaattgttGGAATTATACAAATTCTTGATCCAGAGGGcaaaggaaaaataaatttcgAAGATTTTTGTGAAGGGGTTCAGCAGATCAATGAATTGCAGGTGCCACTTTCACCAAGTAAGTTAAAGGGGGGGGATCAGGTATAAATGATTCCCTGGTCAATCATTATGTTGAAATCGTCAATGTATGTGACTACAGTGAAATCAATAAATCTAAATATAATGGACATTTCAAATTAGATTTGTCGCATGATTAGTATCTATCAGACATATAGATATTGATTATTATCTCAAATATGCTTCTGTCAGAGATGCCTACATTTTAGACTCAATGCATGTATGTTTACTTTGAAAGTGTCCAGTGGTTGAAATCAAAAGTGAATGATTCAAATATTTTCCCTGCAGCCATGTTGTTTAAATAAGTACGTGTACAAGTATTCTGTCTGTAAATTTTAGGATTATTATGTCACACTAGAAACtatgttttttttgtaattttcagtTAATCTACAAGGAAAACAGTTCCTGGTGTATGCACTAAAATATTGCCTCTGGTAATTGTTTGATGATGTCACTTAAAAACGTAGATTTTATgctatatatgtattaaaaaataagactatcatgtctggcatctcaaaaattCTGATAACCTACAAGCGGAAGACCTCTTGTGACTCTCTTACTCCCCCTTGCTCTCTTGACACTTCATTTAATGACATACTTTTATATGAATGACAaggtaataaaatataaacttggaattgtttgtttctgatatatatCTGTGATATTTGTTAGGATATTCTGCTTAAATAGGGATTTTCATCATTGCAAACCAATTCATTTTCTAAAGAGAAATTAGATAATAATTAGATATTAGAGTGTACTTGCTTGTAGAAATTTGATCAACATTACAGATTTACTTCTCAGTGCACCAtttgtgaatgaaaaaaaatatgaatgtatTAATCCAGCCAAGCACAAGACCATCTCTTATTTTGTATGTTATAACATAATATCATGTTGATACATTGAATGCATAAGGTTTGTCAAATGATTGTATGGGTAACAACACATAACTCAGTAATTTTGGCAAGCAAGGTCATGTTTTACGTAGATTCAACTTGCGCATGATAATCAAATGTCATTATATGTCTGATGACAGAAggccaacaaaaaaaaagataaaagagggaaaaaaaataagtacaCATTATAAGGATAAAGATTTGACTTTGAATTATTTAAGCCGTAAAGAGGTGTATTGAGGTATCAAGCTCAAGGTTTTAAAGTGTTTACTTCTTCAATCTAAGCTGAAAGGACTTTAACAGTCAAGTGATTGCGGGGACTAATCAGTTCAGTCTGTTGACATAGTGGTCTAGATTGtggtttatactgataaatcaCTGATACTAATCTATTATTGCTTACTAGTGCAAGTCTGTATATGATAGGATGAGTTTGTATTGGAGTACTCGTGTGTGTATTGTCCCCCTCCAGATATCAAGGCTTCTGGTTGACCAGTCATCCATCTAAAAACACTGGTGTCCGTTAGAGATTTGACCCTTTGTTGACTGAAGAAGACCATCCGCTCATTATCTCTAGGGGCCAtcattttctttcttcatttaactgttatatttataatgtttatatCTCTAGTAAGcagtcaatatatatatatgcctaAAAgcatgaaaatgttttaaaatgtatatgtcaGTCCATAGCCAACATTGGAGCGTTTGCTAAATTGCCTCAAGTTGCAATGCAATGTCGAATGGACCGTTGTTTGAAGTATACATCTGAATATGCTGTAAGTCAGTTTTGTGAACTAGATACAAGTCACACTGCAGTATACTGCATTTTCATCATCCACACAAGCTTTAAGGCATGCAGGGGTATTCAGGGCATTTATGCAAATGAAGATTGGCGATTATTATGGAGCCCAAGGATAAGCAGTGTTGATAGTTTATATGGCATGATGCATTACACCTTGGTAATGATGTCTTTGTCAggcatactctaaaacctggccTGGCCTGGCTTGGCCCTATTggcctggcctggcctcaaagttgGCCTGGCCTCATTTTTGGCCTCAAAATTGGCCTGGCCCCAAATtctggcctggcctcaaaaatTGGCCTGGCCTCTAAATTGGCCTCTTCAAAAATTTTTggcctcaaattttaaaatttctttttttctcattttcttagattaaaattgaatttttattgatttctttcaGAATTGAATATTCTTAAGGAAtaatcatatgaaaaaatatatatgacaagATGACCGATTTTTCAAGTTGAATTACTTTAATCCATGTCTAATCACACAAAAAATACCTATAACATGCATGCACAGCACTGCTCCTACTATAAGAAATAGATTTTCCCAATACTAAAGCGATTAAGTTGTCATTCCCATCTcccatttaaaatttaaacatcattttaagagACTGACCTGATTGATATCCAAAACATTTGTAAACTGGTACATAGCATTAAATTGTTATCACTGTGTAATGCACTTTAAAATCTGCTGTTTGTTTATATTACCTGTCAACACCAATCAAGCCCAAATTTCCCTCCCCAGCAGAAATTTAATATCAACTTTTTCTGTCCTTAATCTATTACATTTGGGTCAGATTCATTGCCTATCCTGCCGTTTAACATTTCACATGTCTAATTTAATTAATGGCATTTGTGAACGACTGCAACATTGCATCCCTCGATAGCTTGACCCGGTTGTTCATTAATTCATCACCTCCTGATTATAGAGTAGAGTTTCCTGTATGTGTTGCTTGTATACTTAGGAAATAATTGTTCTCCTATGGAGAATTGTCATCATCGGAATTTGAACAAAGCAGaacattttgtgatttttgatagaataaacaaatattggcCTCTTccattacttttttctcaaacaagTCGTTGGTAAA
Coding sequences within it:
- the LOC128166657 gene encoding L-sorbose 1-dehydrogenase-like, which translates into the protein MKKNSKPPKNEKPRSQPWNNAWKAVPILILALSVILHYYLLKEDNIHITTQLNETYDFVIVGAGSAGCVLANRLTENGQFSVLLLEAGGNDMGNYIYDIPGYTDKAVRTHADWGYHTEPQKHAYKAYKKEISFWPRGRTLGGTSTINSLVYHRGGRGDYDKWAELGAKGWDYDSVLPYFLKSESFQSPSFRDSKYHNTNGPLKITETAFTRVADIFLNGGKELGYKIHDCNGNDGDQEGFCRLQTFTGDGLRSSTARSFLIPASKRENLHISINSHATKIHFEGKSATGVSFVRGGLKFTVNARKEVIISSGAVGSPQLLMLSGVGPKKDMDKLKIPLVADLPVGKNLQDHMMFPAMIHVNESISGSDWVYGFWSQLKYSLFRSGPLSFAGMREAAAYFRTERSASDISPDVQYQLHSIDIKYEKRFSFLDFSKPKAMTEGDIKGNGQLFTIGIMAPQHPKSVGEIRLRSADPFDYPIIDPHYLEDPYDMGCFIRGIRKLQDLVATKSFQSVQARIVQIKHEDCQSKDQDADEHWECLVRHYALTNYHPTSTCKMGARDDKTAVVDPDLRVIGIKGLRVVDASIMPFVTAANTNAPVIMIAEKAADAILNAIK